In a single window of the Arthrobacter sp. StoSoilA2 genome:
- a CDS encoding A24 family peptidase has protein sequence MTNGPVFLILLAIAGLLLSPAVEFVIARGLPRLGGLPSPAVRITTAAVTALLFALLGWRFGFTAELPAFLLLALLGVQLSRIDFTLHLLPNPLVLFLLGGGFVLLATSAALDPAWPELLRALAGGLILFVCYLILGLISPRSLGMGDVKLAAPVGLYLGYLGWKQVLYGGLLGFVVGGVLTVLMLRLNRKEKTVETAHGPAMVIAALGVTLLLQ, from the coding sequence ATGACCAACGGTCCCGTTTTCCTGATCCTGCTTGCCATCGCCGGCTTGCTGTTGAGCCCGGCCGTCGAGTTTGTGATCGCCCGCGGCCTTCCTCGCCTGGGCGGACTCCCCTCCCCTGCCGTCCGGATTACGACGGCGGCAGTCACCGCGCTGCTCTTTGCCCTGCTGGGGTGGCGCTTTGGTTTTACCGCGGAATTGCCGGCGTTCCTTTTATTGGCACTTCTTGGGGTGCAGCTTTCGAGAATTGATTTCACTCTCCATTTGCTGCCAAACCCCCTCGTTTTGTTCCTGCTAGGGGGCGGTTTTGTTCTCCTTGCCACGTCCGCGGCACTGGATCCCGCCTGGCCCGAGCTGCTCCGAGCACTCGCCGGAGGCCTCATACTCTTCGTTTGCTACCTGATTCTGGGACTTATTTCGCCGAGAAGCCTCGGAATGGGCGATGTGAAGCTCGCAGCACCGGTCGGACTGTACTTGGGGTACTTGGGTTGGAAGCAAGTACTCTACGGCGGACTACTGGGATTCGTGGTGGGCGGGGTGCTCACGGTGCTGATGTTGCGCCTGAATCGCAAGGAAAAGACAGTGGAAACGGCACACGGACCCGCCATGGTTATCGCGGCACTGGGTGTGACTCTCCTACTTCAGTAG
- a CDS encoding TadE/TadG family type IV pilus assembly protein, translating into MTTRKKERGAVAVEMAILLPLLLLILVGIIEFGRVLNVQVSLTQAAREGARYAAVNYDKGGLNVSGVALAAAPSLNGLGVTVTDNASSCKPGSNVKVTTSVSLTSISGFLDAGFFGSPGLFPMNLKGEGVMRCGG; encoded by the coding sequence GTGACAACACGAAAGAAAGAGCGCGGTGCAGTAGCCGTGGAAATGGCAATTCTCTTGCCGCTCCTACTGTTGATCTTGGTTGGAATTATAGAGTTTGGCCGCGTGCTGAACGTTCAGGTTTCCCTGACCCAGGCGGCCCGCGAGGGCGCTCGCTACGCGGCAGTGAATTATGACAAAGGCGGCCTCAACGTGTCGGGCGTTGCTCTCGCGGCGGCCCCCTCGTTGAACGGGCTCGGTGTCACTGTCACCGACAACGCTTCCAGCTGCAAACCCGGATCCAACGTCAAGGTAACAACGAGTGTTTCGTTGACTTCGATATCCGGCTTCCTGGATGCCGGCTTCTTTGGTTCCCCGGGCCTCTTCCCGATGAACCTCAAAGGTGAGGGAGTGATGAGATGCGGCGGATAG
- a CDS encoding Tad domain-containing protein — protein MVVLLGFAALAVDVGALYAEKAQLQNGADAAALAIATDCANGSCGNSTTTGNDFANKNSNDGQSGATVTFPGATTVRVVTNAKEGGVNSFSLYFAQVMGFESTTVKATAEASWGAPSKASTLPWTISECVFKKYLSPTQLASLNSTGNFTGDPIPTHVLLRYDENAPAYPGCAAQNGYEPGGFGWLLTTSGCSTDISLDATVKGQPGNHFPNDAACNTVLAHIMDQPALVPLFRTATGNGSNATYKLIGFAAFQVTGYQFSGTGGVVDPAAPKCNGNCRGIQGFFDRFVSLEDGMKVTGGIPNYGASVVSLTK, from the coding sequence ATGGTCGTGCTGCTCGGGTTTGCGGCCCTGGCGGTCGACGTCGGCGCCTTGTACGCCGAAAAGGCCCAACTGCAGAACGGTGCCGATGCCGCAGCCCTGGCAATTGCAACGGACTGCGCCAACGGCAGCTGTGGAAACAGCACAACTACCGGCAACGACTTCGCCAACAAGAATTCCAATGACGGCCAGAGCGGGGCCACGGTCACATTCCCGGGCGCCACGACGGTCAGGGTCGTCACCAACGCCAAGGAGGGCGGCGTCAACAGTTTCTCGCTCTACTTCGCCCAGGTCATGGGGTTTGAGTCGACCACTGTAAAAGCGACGGCTGAGGCCAGCTGGGGTGCGCCGTCCAAGGCAAGCACTTTGCCGTGGACGATCAGCGAGTGCGTCTTCAAGAAGTACTTGTCCCCAACGCAGCTGGCATCTCTGAACTCCACCGGCAACTTCACCGGAGACCCCATTCCAACGCACGTGCTGCTGCGTTATGACGAAAACGCGCCGGCGTACCCCGGCTGCGCAGCCCAAAATGGCTACGAGCCCGGTGGTTTTGGCTGGCTGCTGACCACCTCGGGCTGCTCAACAGACATTTCACTCGACGCCACAGTCAAAGGCCAACCAGGCAACCACTTCCCGAATGATGCCGCGTGCAACACCGTGCTGGCCCACATCATGGACCAACCCGCGCTGGTCCCCCTCTTCAGAACCGCTACTGGCAACGGATCAAATGCCACCTACAAGCTGATTGGCTTTGCTGCGTTCCAAGTTACTGGTTACCAATTCAGCGGCACCGGAGGTGTGGTCGATCCAGCTGCCCCGAAATGCAACGGAAACTGCCGCGGCATCCAGGGCTTCTTTGACCGTTTCGTCTCACTGGAGGACGGAATGAAGGTCACCGGAGGTATCCCCAACTATGGAGCTTCTGTCGTTTCACTTACCAAATAG
- a CDS encoding RcpC/CpaB family pilus assembly protein, whose protein sequence is MKTRLLGGIAALLLAVIGTVLLVTYVQGADKRAQQGLDPVSVLVAKERIPAGTKAEDLGSKVKTETLPKSAVAPGTISALNDQSGKVTNVDLQPGEQLLGVKLVAPNQLVPGTVPVPDGLQETTFVLAPERILGGRIEAGDTVTVFASFKLDDNVPAGANLPPGLTGWKNFTELLYHDVLVTAVQQAAPDAEKSAGTDKGVALPNGSAYVTVALSDANASKMVFGAEFGTLWLSKQTDKTAKSDPPTTTFGGLVQ, encoded by the coding sequence GTGAAAACACGCCTACTGGGAGGCATTGCGGCACTGCTGCTGGCAGTCATCGGCACCGTCCTGCTAGTCACCTACGTTCAGGGAGCTGACAAGCGCGCGCAACAGGGGCTCGATCCCGTCAGCGTCCTTGTTGCCAAGGAACGCATCCCCGCCGGCACCAAGGCCGAGGACCTGGGCTCGAAAGTGAAGACAGAAACCTTGCCTAAGTCCGCTGTCGCGCCAGGAACCATCAGTGCCCTCAACGATCAGTCCGGGAAGGTCACCAACGTCGATCTTCAACCCGGTGAGCAATTACTCGGAGTCAAGCTCGTCGCCCCCAACCAACTTGTGCCAGGCACGGTCCCCGTCCCGGATGGACTCCAGGAGACCACTTTCGTACTGGCCCCGGAGCGGATCCTGGGTGGTCGCATTGAGGCCGGCGACACCGTTACCGTCTTCGCATCCTTCAAACTGGACGACAACGTCCCCGCCGGAGCCAACCTCCCGCCGGGACTGACCGGCTGGAAGAACTTCACCGAGTTGCTCTACCACGATGTCCTGGTTACTGCCGTTCAGCAGGCCGCTCCGGACGCAGAAAAGTCTGCGGGCACCGATAAGGGGGTAGCCCTCCCCAACGGTTCTGCCTACGTCACCGTCGCGCTGAGCGATGCGAACGCCTCCAAGATGGTCTTCGGCGCCGAATTCGGAACCCTGTGGCTATCCAAACAGACCGACAAGACCGCAAAGAGCGATCCCCCAACAACAACCTTTGGAGGGCTGGTCCAATGA
- a CDS encoding Flp family type IVb pilin: MSALMFTITSYIAGVKDRFTKEEKGATMVEYGIMVALIAVVVLAAVGPLGTAIHDMFADVTTKI, from the coding sequence ATGTCTGCTCTTATGTTCACCATCACCTCGTACATCGCCGGCGTCAAGGACCGCTTCACCAAGGAGGAGAAGGGCGCCACGATGGTTGAATACGGCATCATGGTCGCCCTGATCGCAGTGGTGGTCCTGGCAGCTGTAGGCCCCTTGGGCACTGCTATCCACGACATGTTCGCTGACGTCACAACCAAGATCTAG
- a CDS encoding AAA family ATPase yields the protein MTRFVAITAVRDFEGRVRQAITGALHGDLQTLSPAVLHGSTDDVFKELTGAPPEVMILGPGVNPDDALKLATVFDLQYPEISLLLVSEPEAETVLRAMHAGIRDVISPEIEINELRVLLERACLASASRRRGMQPAAETGHERGRVIAVMSPKGGVGKTTVATNLAVGLGAVAPMGVVIVDLDLQFGDVASGLLLEPEHSITEAVHGSAAQDSMVLKAFLTVHPAGIYALCAPSRPSESDYITADHVSRLINQLAGEFKYVVVDTAPGLGEHCLATLELATDGVWVCGMDVPSIRGLRKSFSVLKELQLLPQNRHTVLNFADRKSGISVQDVEATIGVPVDTVIPRSRNLPFSTNRGIPVLQGTTRDSATKGLRKLVERFDPKLEALPQNKLHRRVVVS from the coding sequence ATGACTCGCTTCGTAGCCATCACCGCGGTTCGCGACTTTGAGGGTCGGGTACGCCAAGCCATTACGGGTGCACTGCATGGGGACCTGCAGACACTTTCACCTGCTGTCCTGCACGGCAGCACGGACGATGTCTTCAAAGAACTGACCGGCGCTCCGCCAGAGGTAATGATCCTAGGGCCTGGTGTTAATCCTGACGATGCCCTCAAGTTGGCGACTGTCTTTGATCTGCAGTACCCCGAAATTAGTCTGCTTCTTGTTTCCGAGCCAGAAGCCGAAACGGTGCTCCGAGCCATGCACGCCGGAATTCGGGACGTCATCTCGCCGGAAATCGAAATCAATGAGCTGCGCGTCCTCTTGGAACGGGCTTGCCTTGCCTCAGCTAGTCGGCGAAGGGGCATGCAGCCTGCAGCAGAAACAGGGCACGAGAGGGGCCGTGTCATCGCCGTGATGTCGCCCAAGGGCGGAGTCGGCAAGACCACGGTGGCCACCAACCTGGCTGTAGGCCTCGGGGCCGTAGCGCCCATGGGAGTGGTTATCGTGGACCTGGACCTCCAGTTCGGTGATGTGGCCTCCGGCTTGTTGTTGGAACCTGAGCACTCAATCACCGAGGCAGTCCATGGCTCCGCGGCCCAGGACTCCATGGTGCTCAAGGCCTTCCTGACGGTGCATCCCGCTGGGATCTACGCCTTGTGCGCTCCCAGCAGGCCATCGGAATCGGACTACATAACGGCAGACCATGTGTCGCGGCTGATCAACCAACTGGCCGGCGAGTTCAAATACGTCGTAGTTGACACAGCTCCGGGCTTGGGCGAACACTGCCTTGCGACGCTCGAGTTGGCCACCGACGGGGTTTGGGTGTGCGGCATGGACGTCCCCAGCATTCGAGGTCTTCGAAAGAGCTTCAGTGTGCTAAAGGAACTTCAACTCTTGCCACAGAACAGGCACACTGTCTTGAATTTCGCGGATAGGAAGAGTGGCATCTCTGTTCAGGACGTCGAGGCCACTATCGGAGTTCCCGTGGATACGGTCATCCCGCGGTCAAGGAACCTGCCCTTCTCCACGAACAGGGGCATTCCGGTCCTTCAAGGAACCACCAGGGATTCCGCGACGAAAGGGTTGAGGAAGCTCGTAGAGCGATTTGATCCCAAGCTGGAAGCCCTTCCCCAGAACAAACTTCACCGACGGGTGGTTGTGTCATGA
- a CDS encoding CpaF family protein: protein MKLSERLSKNGPLSSVEEGLGQTGGFIGTTDAPGVDPGQASLLGGAPSVPAVDALAGLKHRAATSLFERIGNRLGDSSTSEEELRTFAVDELSSVIDDEQVPLSPEERRRLIREIADEVMGFGPLQRLLEDPSITEVMVNRFDQIYVERHGQLALTDLQFSSDDHLRKVIERIVSKVGRRIDESSPLVDARLEDGSRVNAIIPPLAVNGPSLTIRKFSHVPLTVRNLIEWGSMSPEMAELLSACVRARLNVIVSGGTGTGKTTLLNVLSSFIPEADRIVTIEDAVELQLQQRHVVRLESRPPNIEGKGAITIRDLVRNSLRMRPDRIIVGEVRGGESLDMLQAMNTGHDGSLSTVHANSPRDAIARLETLVLMAGMDLPLRAIREQVSSAVDVIVQVTRLRDGSRRVTHVTEVQGMEGDVVTLQDAFLFDYSAGLDAQGRFLGKALPTGIRPRFLDRFAELGITVSPAVFGVAPTPVGRR, encoded by the coding sequence ATGAAACTGTCTGAAAGGCTTTCGAAGAACGGACCGCTCTCCTCGGTGGAAGAAGGGCTTGGCCAGACGGGCGGTTTCATTGGGACGACCGACGCTCCGGGAGTCGACCCCGGGCAGGCGTCCCTGCTGGGGGGTGCTCCCTCCGTCCCTGCGGTGGATGCCCTCGCAGGGCTGAAGCATCGGGCGGCCACCTCGCTGTTTGAGCGCATTGGCAACAGGCTCGGGGATAGCTCAACGTCCGAGGAGGAACTTCGGACGTTCGCCGTTGACGAGCTTTCGTCGGTCATCGACGACGAGCAGGTCCCGCTTTCGCCCGAAGAACGTCGGCGCCTCATCCGGGAAATAGCCGACGAAGTCATGGGCTTCGGCCCGCTGCAGCGTCTTCTCGAGGATCCTTCCATTACGGAAGTGATGGTCAATCGCTTCGACCAGATCTACGTTGAGCGTCATGGGCAACTGGCGCTGACTGACCTGCAATTCAGTTCCGATGATCATCTGCGGAAAGTCATTGAACGGATCGTCTCCAAGGTTGGGCGGCGTATCGATGAGTCGTCACCGCTGGTTGACGCCAGGCTGGAGGATGGTTCACGCGTCAACGCCATCATTCCGCCGTTGGCTGTCAATGGGCCGTCACTCACCATAAGAAAGTTCAGCCACGTGCCTTTGACAGTTCGAAATCTGATCGAATGGGGCTCCATGAGTCCCGAGATGGCAGAGCTGCTAAGTGCCTGTGTCCGCGCCAGGCTGAACGTCATCGTTTCCGGTGGTACAGGTACCGGTAAAACGACACTGTTGAACGTTCTCTCGTCGTTCATCCCGGAAGCCGACCGCATCGTGACCATTGAAGATGCTGTTGAACTCCAACTCCAGCAGAGACATGTTGTGCGGTTGGAGAGCCGGCCACCGAACATCGAGGGCAAGGGCGCTATCACCATCCGTGATTTAGTGAGGAACTCGTTGCGCATGCGACCCGACAGAATCATCGTCGGCGAAGTCCGTGGCGGTGAGTCCCTGGACATGCTTCAGGCAATGAACACCGGCCACGACGGGTCGCTTTCCACAGTCCACGCGAACTCTCCACGTGATGCCATTGCGCGTTTGGAAACCCTGGTCCTCATGGCCGGGATGGATCTTCCCCTTCGGGCCATCCGCGAGCAGGTCTCATCGGCTGTCGATGTCATCGTGCAGGTCACGCGGCTTCGCGACGGAAGCCGCCGTGTGACGCATGTGACGGAGGTCCAGGGAATGGAGGGCGACGTCGTGACCCTACAGGATGCCTTCCTTTTCGACTACTCTGCTGGCCTCGACGCGCAGGGGCGATTCTTGGGAAAGGCTCTCCCGACGGGTATTCGTCCCCGTTTCCTGGACCGCTTCGCGGAACTCGGCATCACGGTGTCGCCCGCTGTCTTCGGGGTGGCACCCACACCGGTCGGGAGGCGCTGA